A genomic stretch from Dissulfurispira thermophila includes:
- a CDS encoding phosphatidylglycerophosphatase A family protein gives MKGSCGLLSKIIATVFFIGYIPFAPGTFGSLAGLIFIWIFKPDFLQQIVILAVGFILGIASSQVVEEELGTKDSKQIVIDEFIGYMASIIFLPLTIGYVITAFLLFRFFDILKPPPIRNLERMFSGGIGVMIDDLTAGVITNIILQIVRLV, from the coding sequence ATGAAAGGCTCTTGTGGACTTCTATCAAAAATCATCGCCACTGTATTTTTCATCGGCTATATCCCTTTTGCACCCGGCACCTTCGGGAGTCTTGCAGGTCTGATATTTATATGGATTTTCAAGCCTGATTTTTTACAGCAGATTGTTATATTGGCAGTTGGTTTTATTTTAGGTATTGCAAGTTCTCAAGTTGTTGAGGAAGAATTAGGAACAAAGGACAGCAAGCAAATTGTCATAGACGAATTTATAGGTTATATGGCATCGATTATATTTCTTCCATTAACTATCGGCTATGTTATAACCGCATTCCTTTTATTCAGGTTTTTCGATATACTAAAACCACCGCCAATAAGGAATCTTGAGAGGATGTTCAGTGGTGGCATTGGCGTGATGATTGATGATCTGACAGCAGGAGTAATAACAAATATCATATTACAGATAGTTAGATTGGTCTAA
- the arsS gene encoding arsenosugar biosynthesis radical SAM (seleno)protein ArsS (Some members of this family are selenoproteins.), with product MTVLWEDKEIRKTAVETIQINLGNKCNQSCYHCHISASPAGDKNMNEETALRVLKKLIDFSPQLVEFTGGAPEMNHNLKMLIEELSKHKIKIAIRTNLTILDMPEYSEFISLYKEYGVKLIASLPGYSRDITDRQRGKGVFDKSIAVLKKLNHVGYGNKALELDLVHNPSDNCLKFSTDQLEHDYKQILKKEHGVIFNKLISITNSPIGGFKRYLIKSNKYEDYLKLLANNFNSDTLNHIMCKRLVSVDYLGYIYDCDFNLALGIKTRGYENKKFWEINFNDFNPEISCGEHCYACTAVNGSSCYGKLLDTKSQILNLCMIT from the coding sequence ATGACAGTTTTATGGGAAGACAAAGAGATTAGAAAAACTGCTGTTGAAACAATTCAAATCAATCTTGGAAATAAATGCAATCAAAGTTGTTATCACTGCCACATTAGTGCATCACCTGCTGGTGATAAAAACATGAATGAAGAAACTGCTTTGCGTGTCTTAAAAAAACTTATAGATTTTTCACCACAACTCGTTGAATTCACAGGTGGAGCTCCTGAAATGAATCACAACCTAAAAATGTTAATCGAGGAGCTTTCAAAACATAAGATTAAGATTGCCATCAGAACAAATCTGACTATTTTAGATATGCCAGAATATTCAGAATTCATCAGCCTTTATAAAGAATATGGTGTAAAGCTTATCGCATCTCTTCCGGGATATTCCAGAGATATAACAGACAGACAGAGGGGGAAAGGGGTATTTGATAAGAGCATAGCTGTTCTCAAGAAATTAAATCATGTAGGTTATGGTAATAAAGCTCTTGAATTAGATTTAGTTCATAATCCCTCTGACAATTGTCTTAAGTTTTCCACTGACCAACTTGAACATGACTATAAACAAATACTTAAAAAAGAGCATGGGGTTATTTTTAATAAATTAATCTCCATTACAAACTCACCAATAGGAGGCTTCAAGAGATATTTAATAAAAAGCAACAAATATGAAGACTATTTAAAACTCCTTGCTAACAATTTTAATTCTGACACTTTAAATCATATTATGTGTAAGAGACTTGTATCTGTTGATTATCTCGGATATATCTATGACTGCGATTTTAATCTTGCACTTGGTATAAAGACAAGGGGCTATGAAAATAAAAAATTCTGGGAGATTAACTTTAATGATTTTAATCCTGAGATAAGTTGTGGTGAACACTGCTATGCATGCACAGCAGTAAATGGAAGCAGTTGTTACGGTAAATTATTGGATACAAAAAGCCAAATATTAAATTTATGCATGATTACATAG
- a CDS encoding TIGR04283 family arsenosugar biosynthesis glycosyltransferase has product MKISVIIPAFNEEKHIKACIKSAKNIEPFEIIVVDGSSTDKTKELAKEEGVFVIQSPKGRGIQMNIGASIANGDILLFLHADSVITNRVDIRDYIAMGYIGGFFRLRFNDSSISTKLVEFFANLRARMLSLPYGDQAIFIKNDLFKKIGGFKEYPFLEDIEFVRRLKKFGKLRYIQHNVIASSRRIQKGYPFSPILISMRNALIVLFFMLGVSPHTLLKFYR; this is encoded by the coding sequence TTGAAAATTTCTGTAATAATACCTGCCTTTAACGAAGAAAAACATATTAAGGCATGTATAAAATCAGCAAAAAATATTGAACCATTTGAAATAATTGTTGTTGACGGTAGCAGCACTGATAAGACAAAAGAGCTTGCAAAAGAAGAAGGGGTATTTGTTATACAAAGCCCAAAGGGAAGAGGCATCCAGATGAATATAGGTGCCTCTATTGCAAATGGCGATATATTGCTCTTTCTTCATGCTGACTCGGTTATTACCAACAGAGTGGATATAAGGGATTATATCGCCATGGGATATATAGGCGGATTTTTTAGGCTCAGGTTTAATGACAGCTCAATCTCTACAAAGCTTGTAGAATTTTTTGCAAATTTGAGGGCAAGGATGCTTTCACTTCCATATGGTGATCAGGCTATATTTATTAAAAATGATTTATTCAAAAAAATCGGCGGCTTTAAGGAATATCCTTTCCTTGAAGATATTGAATTTGTCAGAAGATTAAAAAAATTTGGGAAATTAAGATATATCCAGCATAATGTAATTGCATCTTCTCGAAGGATTCAAAAAGGCTATCCATTTTCGCCAATTCTAATAAGTATGAGAAATGCTCTAATAGTCTTGTTTTTTATGCTTGGGGTAAGCCCACATACACTTTTAAAATTTTACCGATAA
- a CDS encoding metal-dependent hydrolase, producing MDPLTHAISGAVIHQLGFKRKAALFVLIFSAIAPDLDYITRFWGTDIFLRYHRGITHGILALALFPAIMAFIFRGKGGFFYYYFISFLAYGMHLLMDLTNQYGTRILSPLDWNQYSLDLTFIIDPYITIGLLLTVILGKMNKHRSAIIALCALVLFAAYIGGRAYLQKETKQFLKTKIDANIYKVYPLPNDFLRWWFVIKSGDEVKTGFVDLFSRKVCIYEKYVLNNNDPAIIESKKSRIVSNFLYFSRYPYAEVRREEKRTIVIWRELSYSFLAGDRFFSRVVMDGNGKIIQADFRF from the coding sequence ATGGATCCCCTTACACATGCGATTTCAGGTGCAGTAATACATCAACTTGGTTTTAAAAGAAAGGCAGCTTTATTTGTGCTTATCTTTTCTGCTATTGCTCCTGACCTCGATTATATAACCCGCTTCTGGGGAACAGATATTTTTTTAAGATACCATCGAGGTATTACTCATGGAATCCTTGCCCTTGCACTGTTCCCTGCTATTATGGCATTTATTTTCAGGGGGAAAGGTGGATTTTTTTACTATTATTTCATCTCATTCCTTGCCTACGGCATGCATTTATTAATGGATTTGACAAACCAGTACGGCACAAGGATATTATCGCCTCTGGACTGGAATCAATATTCCCTCGACCTTACTTTTATAATTGACCCTTATATAACTATTGGATTATTGCTAACTGTTATATTGGGAAAGATGAACAAACATAGGTCAGCAATAATTGCTCTCTGTGCTTTAGTGTTGTTTGCTGCATATATAGGTGGTAGGGCATATTTACAGAAAGAGACAAAACAATTTTTGAAGACAAAGATTGATGCTAATATCTATAAGGTTTATCCTTTACCGAATGATTTTTTGAGGTGGTGGTTTGTTATAAAGTCAGGTGATGAGGTGAAAACAGGTTTTGTGGATTTATTCTCCAGGAAGGTCTGTATTTATGAAAAGTATGTTTTGAATAATAATGATCCTGCAATTATTGAGTCAAAGAAAAGTAGAATTGTGTCAAATTTTTTATATTTCTCAAGATACCCATATGCAGAGGTAAGAAGAGAAGAAAAAAGGACAATAGTTATATGGAGGGAGCTATCATATTCATTTTTGGCAGGAGATAGGTTTTTTTCAAGAGTGGTAATGGATGGTAATGGAAAGATTATACAGGCTGATTTTAGATTTTAA
- a CDS encoding C-GCAxxG-C-C family (seleno)protein, with protein sequence MLEKDINKEVSRRELIVGAGALAVGATIAKFGSFVSTAEAKGKWPWPYEKLDPEKTAELAYNEWYRVFCGAAVISSVFSQLSEKIGEPYKSFPVDPFIVLEGGLAGWGTVCGSIAGANIVTNMIIGPRIAGPDCEHGHVIGSNITKWYGDTNLPVYVPKNPRANKDSIVRTTSNSPLCHISVGRWMKASGYALSSNERKDRCARVAASVAYKLVEDLNAWKDGKYHEGVAWSAAKHFGITGQQNCTDCHGSNIPTAPKAKK encoded by the coding sequence ATGTTGGAAAAAGACATCAACAAAGAAGTCTCAAGAAGGGAATTGATAGTAGGTGCTGGTGCACTTGCAGTTGGAGCCACTATCGCAAAATTTGGCAGTTTTGTATCAACCGCAGAGGCAAAAGGAAAATGGCCATGGCCTTATGAAAAACTTGACCCAGAGAAAACAGCAGAATTGGCATACAATGAATGGTATAGGGTATTCTGCGGTGCTGCTGTTATAAGCAGCGTTTTCAGCCAGCTTTCAGAAAAAATTGGTGAGCCTTACAAATCATTTCCTGTCGACCCATTCATTGTTCTTGAAGGTGGCCTTGCGGGATGGGGAACTGTATGCGGTTCTATTGCAGGAGCTAATATAGTTACAAACATGATAATTGGTCCAAGAATTGCTGGACCTGATTGTGAGCACGGGCATGTAATCGGCTCTAATATCACCAAGTGGTATGGAGATACTAATCTGCCTGTATATGTTCCAAAAAATCCAAGGGCAAACAAAGATAGTATCGTTAGGACCACAAGTAATTCTCCACTTTGTCATATATCTGTAGGAAGGTGGATGAAGGCATCGGGTTATGCATTAAGCAGCAACGAAAGGAAAGACAGATGTGCAAGAGTAGCAGCAAGTGTAGCATATAAGCTCGTTGAAGACTTGAATGCATGGAAAGACGGAAAATATCATGAAGGGGTAGCATGGAGCGCAGCAAAACACTTTGGAATCACAGGACAGCAGAATTGCACTGACTGCCACGGTTCAAATATCCCAACTGCACCAAAGGCAAAAAAATAA
- the yedF gene encoding sulfurtransferase-like selenium metabolism protein YedF, which translates to MLIDARGHACPKPVLMAEDALLKIEEGIIDILVDNEASVGNLTRFAKKNAFYSETIKEDNYWRVKIVKGYPCEISESRGQKTEDRQKTTEQIKGTEKDLLLIIGSDTMGKEEELGRILMKAFFETIKVTKEIPHTIFFLNAGVKLTTMNEEIIPILKDIEAMGVDIFSCGTCLKYYNLESELKVGYRGTTNHIVEGIKDFKKTVWIG; encoded by the coding sequence ATGCTCATCGATGCAAGAGGCCATGCATGTCCAAAGCCTGTTTTAATGGCTGAAGATGCTTTATTGAAAATAGAAGAAGGGATCATAGATATACTCGTGGACAACGAGGCTTCAGTCGGAAATCTCACAAGATTTGCTAAAAAAAATGCCTTTTATTCAGAGACAATAAAAGAGGATAATTATTGGCGTGTAAAGATTGTAAAAGGCTACCCATGTGAAATATCAGAAAGCAGAGGACAGAAGACAGAAGATAGACAAAAGACTACAGAACAGATAAAAGGAACAGAAAAAGACCTACTGCTTATAATAGGCTCTGATACAATGGGCAAGGAAGAGGAACTCGGAAGGATCTTAATGAAGGCATTTTTTGAAACAATAAAGGTAACAAAGGAGATTCCACACACTATCTTTTTCCTTAATGCTGGAGTAAAACTCACAACTATGAATGAGGAAATTATTCCTATCCTTAAAGATATAGAGGCTATGGGTGTCGATATATTCTCATGCGGCACATGTCTTAAATATTACAATCTTGAATCAGAGCTTAAAGTGGGTTATAGAGGCACAACAAATCATATTGTTGAGGGAATAAAGGACTTTAAAAAGACGGTATGGATTGGATAA
- a CDS encoding NUDIX hydrolase → MEIVDRQGNTIGTAPRSHIHGNPSLIHKVVHILVFNDRGELLLQKRSMKKDVAPGKWDTSVGGHVPNGEDLITAAIRETEEELGITPINLKPLYSYIHSNTYESEMVFTHSCIYNGPFTFNKEEIDEIRFWDMKEIKNAIGTGLLSDNLESEIMKYLSFSDQTPLSSAP, encoded by the coding sequence TTGGAAATAGTTGACAGACAAGGCAATACTATAGGGACAGCACCACGGTCACATATTCACGGAAATCCTTCTTTAATCCATAAGGTAGTCCATATACTCGTCTTCAATGACAGAGGGGAATTACTCTTACAGAAACGTTCGATGAAAAAAGATGTAGCACCCGGCAAATGGGATACCTCTGTGGGTGGACATGTCCCAAATGGAGAAGACCTCATAACTGCTGCAATAAGGGAGACAGAAGAAGAACTCGGGATTACGCCTATTAATTTAAAACCCCTTTATTCCTATATCCATTCAAATACTTACGAAAGTGAGATGGTCTTTACACATTCATGTATTTATAACGGACCATTTACATTTAACAAAGAAGAAATAGATGAAATAAGATTTTGGGATATGAAGGAGATAAAAAATGCCATAGGCACAGGATTATTAAGCGATAACCTCGAGTCAGAAATAATGAAATATCTGTCCTTCAGTGATCAAACTCCCCTTTCATCAGCACCATAG
- a CDS encoding cytochrome D1 domain-containing protein, which yields MIKKFNKLIIAAIFVIGVSTIVYAAVAKWIFVPNAASKTLSFVDPQKEMVIGHCDTGPTGWLACLTPDLKKIYVGNNGGTTVSIVDAIRHKTLKQIETGKKPKHPLVTPDGKYVLINHTGEVKAVLLDAKTDKELKTFAVDHQNKDYKGPLMMHSAFTWDSKYAFVQNYADKKSYVLRIPSLEVVATIDGDSPAHYFIPTPDNKQVWIVYEGNNAAKVKPSVSIVDLASFKEIKKIEIPTAEDEPIEGHHGIFTLDGKYFFFCNRGPGPKFGGTTVAIIDVASQKVVRTIKAANGVGHPYLTPDGKYVVLTPYGSNIITIVDAKTGLKLKDIAIGNGNHIGHIVFSADSKKAYATNASDGALYVIDMQTREVTKGIPTGNKAAQVINTYTNLFEVPGVYKHGHSH from the coding sequence ATGATAAAAAAGTTCAATAAATTAATCATTGCCGCAATCTTTGTCATTGGTGTGAGCACTATAGTTTATGCGGCAGTTGCAAAATGGATATTTGTTCCAAATGCGGCATCAAAAACACTATCCTTTGTTGACCCTCAAAAAGAAATGGTTATAGGGCATTGCGATACCGGTCCAACAGGATGGCTTGCATGCCTTACACCCGACTTAAAAAAAATTTATGTTGGCAACAATGGTGGCACGACTGTTAGCATTGTGGATGCTATAAGACATAAAACACTAAAGCAGATAGAAACAGGCAAAAAACCAAAACATCCGCTTGTAACACCCGATGGCAAGTACGTGCTTATTAATCATACAGGCGAGGTAAAAGCTGTGCTTTTGGATGCAAAGACAGATAAAGAATTAAAGACCTTTGCAGTGGATCATCAAAACAAAGATTACAAAGGTCCATTAATGATGCACTCTGCATTTACATGGGACAGCAAATATGCCTTTGTACAGAATTATGCTGACAAAAAATCCTATGTTCTCCGCATCCCATCTCTTGAAGTAGTAGCAACAATTGATGGTGACAGTCCCGCCCACTACTTCATACCTACGCCTGACAACAAGCAGGTATGGATAGTTTATGAAGGCAATAATGCCGCAAAGGTTAAACCATCTGTTTCAATTGTAGACTTGGCATCCTTCAAAGAAATAAAAAAGATAGAGATTCCTACTGCCGAAGACGAGCCGATAGAGGGACATCACGGCATATTTACCCTTGACGGGAAATATTTCTTTTTCTGCAACCGTGGGCCCGGTCCAAAGTTTGGAGGCACTACTGTTGCTATTATTGATGTTGCAAGTCAAAAAGTTGTTAGAACCATTAAAGCCGCTAATGGCGTTGGACATCCCTACCTTACACCTGATGGGAAATATGTTGTACTTACGCCTTACGGCTCAAATATCATCACTATTGTAGATGCTAAGACAGGACTGAAGCTTAAAGATATTGCTATTGGTAATGGGAATCACATTGGGCACATTGTCTTTAGCGCTGATAGCAAAAAGGCTTATGCTACAAATGCATCAGATGGAGCACTGTATGTTATAGACATGCAGACAAGAGAGGTTACAAAGGGGATTCCTACAGGAAATAAAGCTGCTCAAGTTATAAACACCTATACAAATCTATTTGAAGTTCCTGGTGTATATAAGCATGGGCATTCTCATTAA
- a CDS encoding selenium metabolism-associated LysR family transcriptional regulator, with the protein MLIYHVLIDMVKVLQLYRAMDIHQLKIFTSVFKNKSFSKASEELYLTQPTVSDHIKVLEDELNCKLFDRLGRTIMPTKEAEVLFNHALEIIEKADNIKDLLCNLKKEISGDIIIGASTIPGTYLMPSIVAKFKKVYPSVSFQILISDSRDIVEKISRHELLIGIVGARLTNSQITYTPFLEDELIVVSSPKLIKNKHMTLKELMKLPIALREEGSGTRKETEKILENNGISIENTKVAGIFGSTDAVKQAVKAGLGISILSRLSVKDELKYGILREIKLTDIKMNRMFYIVTHKKRTLPTAYSIFLDHVRTESKNVHNTIKP; encoded by the coding sequence TTGTTAATCTATCATGTTTTAATAGACATGGTCAAAGTGTTACAATTATATAGAGCAATGGATATACATCAATTAAAGATTTTTACATCAGTATTCAAAAATAAGAGCTTTTCAAAAGCCTCAGAAGAACTCTATCTCACTCAACCAACTGTAAGCGACCATATCAAAGTCCTCGAAGATGAGCTAAATTGCAAGTTATTCGATAGGCTTGGCAGAACAATAATGCCTACAAAAGAAGCAGAGGTATTATTCAACCATGCATTGGAAATTATAGAAAAGGCAGACAATATAAAAGACCTCTTGTGCAACCTAAAAAAAGAGATTTCTGGAGATATAATTATTGGTGCAAGCACAATTCCGGGCACATATTTAATGCCTTCTATCGTGGCAAAATTCAAGAAAGTATATCCATCTGTCTCATTCCAGATACTCATCTCAGATTCCAGAGACATTGTAGAAAAAATTTCGAGACATGAATTGCTCATTGGAATCGTTGGAGCAAGACTTACCAATTCTCAGATAACTTACACACCATTTCTTGAAGATGAACTGATTGTAGTATCATCTCCTAAATTAATTAAAAATAAGCATATGACATTAAAAGAACTCATGAAATTGCCTATTGCTCTGCGTGAAGAAGGCTCAGGAACAAGAAAAGAAACCGAAAAAATACTCGAAAACAATGGTATCTCCATTGAAAATACTAAAGTTGCTGGCATCTTTGGTTCAACAGATGCAGTAAAACAAGCTGTAAAAGCAGGATTAGGGATTTCTATATTATCAAGGCTCTCTGTGAAAGATGAGCTTAAATATGGAATACTCAGAGAAATAAAGCTGACCGACATCAAGATGAACAGGATGTTCTATATCGTAACCCACAAAAAGAGAACCCTACCGACTGCCTACAGCATATTTTTAGACCATGTCAGAACTGAATCAAAAAATGTCCACAACACCATTAAACCCTAA
- a CDS encoding rhodanese-like domain-containing protein, with protein MKKYFVLTMVFVFVLTTAALAANYVKPDEFKKWMETGKKTIIVDIQPKNEFQAHHFKNSIETNAFPAKTDEEKKRLDSVIEKIKKSKDDVVIICPRGRSGASNTYDYIKSKGVPENRLYILEGGIAGWPYKEMLIKGK; from the coding sequence ATGAAAAAGTATTTTGTATTAACAATGGTATTTGTATTCGTATTAACAACAGCAGCACTTGCAGCAAACTATGTAAAGCCTGATGAATTCAAAAAATGGATGGAAACAGGCAAGAAAACTATTATTGTTGACATACAGCCAAAAAATGAATTCCAGGCTCATCATTTCAAAAACTCGATCGAGACAAATGCCTTTCCTGCAAAAACAGATGAAGAAAAAAAGAGGCTTGATTCTGTAATTGAAAAGATAAAAAAATCAAAAGACGATGTTGTAATCATCTGTCCGAGAGGTAGGAGTGGAGCAAGTAATACATACGATTATATAAAATCAAAAGGGGTACCAGAAAATAGACTTTATATTCTCGAAGGTGGTATAGCAGGCTGGCCATACAAAGAAATGCTTATAAAAGGTAAATAA
- a CDS encoding radical SAM protein, with translation MKVCEIFASIQGESTYAGLPCVFVRMTGCNLRCVYCDTTYAYEEGMEMSENEIIERVKSYGIKLVEITGGEPLLQREVLLLMRKLLDNGFTVLLETNGSESIKDVDKRVTVIMDIKTPRSGMFEKMDLMNLKYIKSDDEIKFVVMDREDYEWVKSFIKDYSLLNKCRILMSPAYGALLPYDLSKWIVEDRLPVRLNLQLHKYIYGADERGV, from the coding sequence ATGAAGGTTTGTGAAATATTTGCAAGCATACAGGGTGAATCAACATATGCAGGATTACCGTGTGTTTTTGTAAGGATGACAGGGTGTAATCTCAGGTGTGTTTACTGCGATACAACCTATGCCTATGAGGAAGGTATGGAAATGTCAGAAAATGAAATTATAGAAAGAGTTAAGAGTTATGGGATAAAACTTGTTGAAATTACAGGCGGAGAACCTCTACTGCAAAGAGAAGTGTTGTTACTGATGAGAAAACTCCTTGATAATGGATTTACTGTATTGCTTGAAACAAACGGCAGTGAAAGCATAAAGGATGTGGATAAGAGGGTGACTGTAATAATGGATATTAAGACGCCAAGGAGCGGTATGTTTGAGAAGATGGATTTGATGAATCTAAAATATATTAAGTCTGATGATGAAATAAAGTTTGTTGTCATGGACAGGGAGGATTACGAATGGGTGAAAAGCTTTATAAAAGATTACAGCCTATTAAATAAATGTAGAATTCTCATGTCACCGGCATATGGCGCACTTTTACCGTATGACCTCTCTAAATGGATAGTTGAAGACAGGCTACCTGTGAGGCTGAATCTGCAGCTGCATAAATATATCTATGGTGCTGATGAAAGGGGAGTTTGA
- a CDS encoding YeeE/YedE family protein gives MEEIQQAGIMVLISGLVVGMLFGFVLQRGRYCMNSAFRDMIFINDYTLLRSYLLALLIAIIGANLLEDMGFMGDSGLRRQSFNIIANIIGGYIFGLGIVVAGGCGSGIIYRIGEGYTSAFVATLGFASSLVATIHGPLKPIMQYLKSFKISIGNGDDAIINPALWDLVGGHRMKWVVIAIIAAIIIPIVLKGKPFAKGPKKGYSWSLTGVFLGLVLILALWASNYWGGQTRGLSAAGPTAEAYLALIFGNSMSKFDPMFDFWGLFKGTWSALYIFGIPLGAYLSARGLGEFKLQAPPASEIMRVFGGSLIMGFGAAVAGGCTVGHALTGVSSLALSSIVATIFMILGNWTMVYFMFIKPMKD, from the coding sequence ATGGAAGAAATTCAACAAGCAGGTATAATGGTTTTGATAAGTGGATTAGTAGTTGGTATGCTTTTTGGTTTTGTACTGCAAAGAGGTAGATACTGCATGAACTCTGCATTCAGAGACATGATATTCATCAATGATTATACATTGCTTCGTTCATATTTGCTCGCGCTTTTAATTGCTATTATTGGCGCAAATCTGCTTGAGGATATGGGATTTATGGGAGATTCAGGATTAAGGAGACAGTCTTTCAATATCATAGCTAACATTATAGGTGGTTATATATTTGGTCTTGGTATTGTTGTAGCAGGCGGATGCGGAAGCGGTATTATTTACAGAATTGGAGAAGGCTATACATCTGCCTTCGTAGCAACATTAGGTTTTGCATCATCACTTGTTGCCACCATTCATGGACCTCTGAAGCCTATAATGCAATACCTGAAAAGCTTTAAAATTTCTATAGGAAATGGAGATGATGCAATAATCAATCCTGCATTATGGGATCTGGTTGGCGGTCATAGAATGAAATGGGTAGTAATAGCAATAATTGCTGCCATAATCATACCAATTGTATTAAAAGGCAAACCCTTTGCAAAAGGACCTAAAAAAGGTTATTCATGGTCGCTCACAGGGGTATTTTTAGGATTAGTGCTAATACTTGCATTATGGGCATCTAATTATTGGGGCGGTCAGACAAGAGGACTTTCAGCAGCCGGACCAACAGCAGAGGCATATCTTGCTTTGATATTTGGTAATAGTATGTCAAAATTCGATCCAATGTTTGATTTCTGGGGATTGTTTAAGGGCACATGGAGTGCACTTTATATTTTCGGCATCCCATTAGGTGCTTATCTTAGTGCAAGAGGACTCGGAGAATTTAAACTGCAAGCACCTCCTGCGTCAGAAATAATGAGGGTCTTTGGAGGAAGCCTCATAATGGGATTTGGTGCTGCAGTAGCAGGAGGGTGCACAGTAGGTCATGCATTGACAGGTGTTTCTTCCTTAGCGCTATCAAGCATTGTAGCAACAATATTCATGATACTTGGCAACTGGACAATGGTATATTTCATGTTCATAAAACCAATGAAGGATTAA